One part of the Aspergillus luchuensis IFO 4308 DNA, chromosome 5, nearly complete sequence genome encodes these proteins:
- a CDS encoding uncharacterized protein (COG:S;~EggNog:ENOG410PV1W) produces MESSSPPDYQALYLRAEEEKKLAEEERQREAQLRKQAEERERQAEERQRQAEERQRQAEEHQQQAEQERDKEREQTQQTTFAELIQYCHNYTSLCLRVESPSRSTTGTVPAPKGKRCPLQLLP; encoded by the coding sequence ATGGAAAGCAGCAGCCCACCCGACTACCAAGCGCTATATTTGAGggctgaggaagagaagaaattggcagaggaggaacgcCAGCGGGAAGCACAGCTTAGGAAACAAGCAGAGGAACGCGAACGACAAGCTGAGGAACGCCAACGACAAGCTGAGGAACGTCAACGACAAGCTGAGGaacatcagcagcaagcagagCAGGAAAGGGACAAGGAAAGGGAGCAAACACAACAAACCACCTTTGCAGAGCTAATTCAATACTGCCACAACTATACTTCTCTATGCCTGAGAGTCGAAAGTCCATCCCGTTCTACGACGGGAACGGTTCCGGCGCCTAAGGGGAAGCGCTGTCCGCTGCAACTTCTGCCTTAG
- a CDS encoding uncharacterized protein (COG:S;~EggNog:ENOG410Q1RM;~InterPro:IPR013087), with protein MPRKMSRLERSFNTQSMVLQKSKIKYLCPKCLQGFSRSDVLYQHFRQKADAIHKGLDSNKSNFALFLSSYQGCMGALIPAAKLPKAPDCFDVFFVIEHYGEETESPNISDYAQSYTSTPSMHSHSCNFSVPLYHDRQPRGYDHDSHGGTALSTVPVPKQHVRHLQILHDVEVEAKICALLPQMDNWLDGTLPLSDQPHHDFGVIVPSVDVNRPLIPVRDLLYKGFGTFTLIRTFKDVFSPQNIPEAVYTVLRVDGPGLIGNQKVAIGESIWVSHQTTLSAGLILLIGVFPTVVVGQKV; from the exons ATGCCCAGGAAAATGTCTAGACTCGAAAGGAGCTTCAATACCCAAAGTATGGTTCTCCAGAAgtcaaaaataaaatatttatgtCCAAAGTGCCTCCAAGGTTTCTCCCGCTCCGACGTTTTATACCAGCATTTCCGACAGAAGGCAGATGCAATCCATAAAGGGCTTGATTCGAATAAAAGCAATTTCGCACTGTTCCTTTCAAGCTATCAGGGATGTATGGGAGCTCTGATTCCAGCTGCAAAGCTACCAAAAGCGCCAGATTGTTTTGATGTTTTTTTTGTGATTGAACACTATGgcgaagaaacagaaagccCAAACATATCAGATTATG CCCAGTCCTATACGTCTACACCTTCTATGCATTCCCACAGCTGCAACTTTTCTGTTCCGCTTTACCATGATCGCCAGCCGCGTGGCTATGATCATGATTCACATGGAGGTACTGCATTGAGTACCGTGCCTG TGCCTAAGCAGCATGTACGACACCTGCAAATACTTCACGATGTAGAAGTGGAGGCTAAGATCTGTGCACTTCTACCTCAAATGGATAACTGGTTAGATGGGACTTTGCCTCTTTCGGATCAGCCCCATCATGATTTTGGCGTTATTGTTCCGTCTGTGGATGTCAATAGGCCATTGATCCCAGTCCGAGACCTGCTATACAAAGGG TTCGGAACATTCACCCTCATACGCACATTCAAGGATGTTTTCTCGCCTCAAAACATCCCCGAGGCTGTCTATACGGTGCTCAGAGTAGACGGGCCGGGCCTAATCGGCAACCAGAAAGTGGCCATAGGCGAGTCAATCTGGGTTAGCCATCAGACAACCTTATCCGCTGGTCTGATCCTTCTGATTGGCGTTTTCCCAACGGTAGTAGTTGGACAGAAGGTCTAG
- a CDS encoding Zn(II)2Cys6 transcription factor domain-containing protein (COG:S;~EggNog:ENOG410PIBV;~InterPro:IPR001138,IPR021858,IPR036864;~PFAM:PF00172;~go_function: GO:0000981 - DNA-binding transcription factor activity, RNA polymerase II-specific [Evidence IEA];~go_function: GO:0008270 - zinc ion binding [Evidence IEA];~go_process: GO:0006355 - regulation of transcription, DNA-templated [Evidence IEA]): MPNSGCHQDKSPMNCESCKRRHEKCDKSLPQCRSCSKRSVSCKYTITAEIEEGPKYWRPIRPKLNYLPLNKLIDIITKLYESLEQRGMRDYTIWAQKLPLFYSMAGSDNLVMSSLLTLSASLLATIEPKVGIKQTYFYFRQTAVEQLRIASSKLCRENYDKVLAATMLLLWADSERSSWIALWTGLKSVFYSMPQEWRYESELAKFLETEQYLQTLDSSSIVSCQFNNKNLSGLADTITVLRHIQRQLVHIKKHYIQVNKLVDFLDKFLGDIGSLSPDQAFQRVHILRQWLFWLPPVMLRDGVDDNLGLAVLAQFFAVGLNLYCLFPELGCHDLGPLAVGPIKEIDRTVRARNMAKPHDPDVQLAMYLMGMPQSIATKYQDRLIADESAVGL, encoded by the exons ATGCCCAATTCTGGCTGTCACCAGGATAAATCCCCCATGAACTGCGAGTCATGTAAACGGCGCCATGAAAAATGCGATAAATCCTTGCCGCAATG TCGAAGTTGCAGCAAGCGCAGCGTCTCCTGCAAATACACAATCACAGCAGAAATCGAGGAAGGGCCTAAGTATTGGCGGCCTATCAGACCGAAACTGAACTACTTGCCGCTAAACAAACTCATTGATATTATTACCAAGCTCTACGAAAGTCTGGAACAGCGCGGCATGAGAGACTACACAATCTGGGCTCAGAAGCTGCCTCT ATTCTATTCTATGGCAGGCTCCGATAACTTAGTAATGAGCTCGCTCCTCACCCTATCCGCATCCTTGTTAGCTACAATCGAGCCGAAGGTGGGAATAAAACAGACATATTTCTACTTTCGTCAGACTGCAGTCGAGCAACTACGAATAGCTTCTAGCAAGCTTTGCAGGGAGAATTATGATAAAGTCCTTGCGGCTACCATGCTACTATTATGGGCAGACAGTGAACG GTCAAGCTGGATAGCGTTGTGGACTGGTTTGAAATCTGTCTTTTATTCCATGCCGCAGGAATGGAGGTACGAGTCCGAGCTGGCAAAGTTCCTCGAGACTGAACAATACCTTCAAACTTTGGACTCGTCTTCTATCGTGAGCTGCCAGTTCAATAATAAGAATCTATCCGGTCTCGCCGATACAATTACAGTTCTGCGGCATATCCAGAGACAACTTGTGCATATTAAAAAGCACTACATTCAGGTGAACAAACTGGTGGATTTTCTGGATAAATTCCTTGGTGATATTGGTTCTCTTTCACCAGATCAGGCTTTCCAGCGCGTGCACATTCTGCGACAGTGGCTCTTTTGGCTTCCTCCAGTCATGCTGCGAGATGGCGTTGACGACAACCTCGGTCTAGCGGTTCTAGCACAATTTTTTGCTGTGGGACTCAACCTGTACTGCTTATTTCCAGAGCTAGGATGCCATGATCTTGGGCCATTGGCTGTGGGCCctattaaagaaattgacCGTACTGTCCGTGCGCGCAACATGGCGAAGCCTCACGACCCGGACGTACAACTGGCCATGTACCTCATGGGCATGCCCCAAAGTATCGCCACCAAGTATCAGGATCGCCTTATCGCCGACGAAAGTGCTGTGGGACTATAA
- a CDS encoding interferon alpha-inducible IFI6/IFI27 family protein (COG:S;~EggNog:ENOG410Q0MK;~InterPro:IPR009311;~PFAM:PF06140;~go_component: GO:0016021 - integral component of membrane [Evidence IEA]), whose protein sequence is MERLRNATNSIFNYGQTVAREHTTALVASGTGLAPATAPITGPAILGAVGFSAAGPVAASFAAAWQSSIGVVQAGSLFATLQGAAMGGAAAGTFTTASNIGIGMVGSVAVGKQWTDIKKRLWMKHDSEHFEEAGYYDQLKITKTWQTTHKCLTLMIC, encoded by the exons ATGGAACGCCTAAGAAACGCAACAAACTCAATTTTTAATTATGGACAAACTGTTGCTCGAGAACATACAACCGCCTTAGTCGCTAGTGGTACCGGACTTGCTCCCGCTACAGCACCGATCACCGGCCCTGCAATATTAGGTGCTGTTGGTTTCAGCGCTGCAGGGCCTGTTGCGGCTTCTTTTGCTGCAGCATGGCAGTCTTCAATCGGGGTAGTTCAAGCTGGGAGTCTGTTTGCCACCCTACAGGGAGCTGCAATGGGAGGCGCTGCTGCGGGGACATTTACAACTGCTTCGAACATTGGAAttgggatggtgggatcCGTGGCAGTTGGAAAACAATGGACtgatataaagaaaagactATGGATGAAACATGATAGCGAACATTTTGAGGAAGCTGGATATTATG ACCAGCTGAAGATAACAAAGACGTGGCAAACAACCCACAAATGCCTGACGTTGATGATTTGCTAG
- a CDS encoding uncharacterized protein (COG:S;~EggNog:ENOG410Q5D5) — MQANFVPISQDVANDEARLIAEAVKNFGGDFESKVDIEESWTTYTVKLFESSSIQRLIVFRPPSSSRFFNCIRVRNPQGAVEWEVLRKSDTYMGLVPTDCQFEAMLVELKLFTRKKDLS; from the exons ATGCAAGCAAATTTTGTGCCAATATCGCAAGACGTCGCAAATGATGAAGCCAGGTTGATAGCGGAAGCTGTGAAAAAT TTCGGAGGTGATTTCGAGTCGAAGGTGGATATTGAAGAAAGCTGGACTACCTACACGGTCAAACTTTTCGAGAGTTCATCCATACAGCGGTTGATCGTATTTCGGCCTCCTTCGTCGTCCAGGTTCTTCAACTGTATAAGGGTTAGGAACCCACAAGGCGCTGTTGAATGGGAGGTACTTCGGAAAAGCGACACATACATGGGACTAGTACCTACCGACTGTCAGTTTGAAGCGATGCTGGTCGAACTGAAGTTGTTTACGAGGAAAAAGGATTTGAGTTAA
- a CDS encoding uncharacterized protein (COG:S;~EggNog:ENOG410PQVU), giving the protein MDAKTSASCDPTVIMTHLRELSSQAATIVRALKYGRVQLGHEEYKSLEAASLDLNKTVATVTEEVKSLGRRRKDAIVAEGQKLLSQAKNVKSDMMRTNELKNRVIFIRNMQLFFNPPEESKLDSPPVRKRKKLTRERCEIIRRLPPSAAIIWAAAFPPSAWDSNIMSKSLFDYVIEFLTPEKDEKELRYPASLYEILTALAAEQPLQNSTEFEAFLASVYATKVLSKED; this is encoded by the coding sequence ATGGACGCCAAGACCTCGGCATCATGCGATCCGACCGTGATCATGACTCACTTGCGGGAACTCAGCAGTCAAGCAGCCACTATTGTTAGAGCTCTAAAGTATGGGAGGGTGCAACTTGGTCACGAAGAGTACAAGTCCTTGGAGGCTGCAAGCTTGGACCTTAACAAGACTGTAGCGACTGTTACGGAGGAGGTCAAGTCACTGGGAAGACGGCGGAAGGATGCAATTGTCGCAGAAGGACAAAAACTTTTGTCTCAGGCAAAAAACGTTAAATCAGACATGATGAGGACAAATGAGTTGAAAAATCGCGTCATCTTTATACGGAACATGCAGTTATTCTTCAATCCTCCAGAAGAGTCAAAACTTGACTCGCCGCCCGTccgaaaaaggaagaagttaACTCGTGAACGTTGTGAAATAATTCGCAGGCTTCCTCCGAGTGCAGCAATTATCTGGGCAGCAGCCTTTCCTCCCAGTGCTTGGGATTCGAACATCATGTCTAAAAGCCTATTCGATTACGTTATCGAGTTTCTGACTCCTGAAAAAGATGAAAAAGAACTGCGATACCCTGCCAGTTTATACGAGATCTTAACAGCGCTGGCAGCTGAGCAGCCACTCCAGAATTCAACCGAATTTGAAGCGTTCTTGGCTAGTGTGTACGCCACCAAGGTTCTGAGTAAAGAAGACTAA